From a region of the Oryza sativa Japonica Group chromosome 6, ASM3414082v1 genome:
- the LOC4341430 gene encoding uncharacterized protein translates to MEIPKQGQPPRVAGTPPTLPGAITHTTQVGYPAVFYNGNWGAQVPASSYLIVPMSEPPAQVGVPRPNALGLSGSGARPLSRVSLRPPQQVLSVQTALPGMAAMMPSPSMIAGKKMAASPKVQMLKSVPFRSAGSKRPAQELLPKAQPQLFESVRSKFRETLAAALNMDSDQQCAPQSVETVSHVGSASENKQADGAGIDSVTETSALKSGQHNMLSSNSASNMSIKVSDDMQQQSIHVPLENKVLDNNSCTLDELLQGHGLCWSSDVVGASETISQSDPDRVRKSDIDEGVDVSLIEHESKRIKTDDGAAEEKKSVTQKAQILAFEIEGELFTLLGGVNKKYKEKGRSLLFNLKDKSNPVLRGRVLSGDITPKRLCSMTTEELASKELSDWRLAKAEELAKMVVLPSKEVDVRRLVRKTHKGEFQVEVEETDGISVEVGIGGDLLSHVPSRPTEGQTKTDDKSVHTEEKESDNSEQDGVIVTGGNNMPSNLEHTENEKTDLMQELMVDDLKDTENLPPIMSLDEFMETLDSEPPFEDDSTQTVKDDPNSIEKTDISLKSEDSSKNVDSASASDSQLDPQTLSPQDKFESKLQSPKKDAGSILFPVEQIKEDLLVKSSPEKANAENIDTGSQSIPESITDCKSAPDALLTHDSVWEGTIQLSLSSLTNVVAIFKSGEKTSTNEWRHFLDIKGRVRLSAFQEFLEQLPKSRSRAIMVTELRWKEGSLESGRQHLLRTIDSYIADERVGLVKPADGVELYLCPSQGKAAQILAEHLPKEQSSSLTVTGTSAIGVVVWRRPHVSPRIPARNDGSRNQSISRKQHAVIASAVPLSSKPTNERQHHGQDVVTDDVPPGFGPGVVREDDDLPEYDFVTVPNAAANVVPSRQAHRSQQQHSQAASRRPVDHVREMVRKYGSRSAAAAQPWEDDDDDDIPEWDPNQSNLNLQQTRHAIPQPPLPPPGPVHQQMHAYHQQHQQQQQHYQSIQQYHATQESQNTLSQAYYVQSHSQQHSVPVQQLTHLQPGWQTTAQWLAAGAAHSGLPANNVVQQYCTSATPDGSGQGYATGNQGSMPWNLQ, encoded by the exons ATGGAGATCCCCAAGCAGGGGCAGCCGCCGCGGGTGGCGGGGACGCCGCCGACATTGCCTGGGGCGATTACCCACACTACGCAGGTTGGGTACCCGGCCGTGTTCTACAATGGCAACTGGGGCGCGCAGGTGCCGGCCAGCAGCTACCTGATCGTGCCCATGAGCGAGCCGCCGGCGCAGGTTGGTGTGCCCAGGCCCAACGCGCTGGGCCTCTCCGGGTCCGGGGCCAGGCCGTTGAGTAGGGTGTCGCTTAGGCCGCCGCAACAGGTGCTGAGTGTCCAGACAGCTTTGCCTGGTATGGCCGCGATGATGCCATCGCCGTCTATGATAGCAGGTAAGAAGATGGCAGcgtcgccgaaggttcagaTGCTGAAGTCTGTGCCCTTTCGGTCTGCTGGTAGCAAGCGTCCTGCGCAGGAACTGCTGCCCAAGGCACAGCCGCAATTATTTGAGTCCGTGAGATCAAAGTTCAGAGAGACTCTGGCTGCTGCCCTGAATATGGATTCTGACCAACAGTGTGCCCCGCAATCCGTTGAAACCGTGTCACATGTTGGATCTGCTAGCGAGAACAAGCAAGCCGATGGTGCTGGTATTGATTCTGTCACAGAGACTAGTGCTTTGAAAAGCGGGCAACATAACATGTTAAGTAGCAATTCGGCATCAAACATGTCGATCAAGGTGAGTGATGATATGCAGCAGCAATCAATACATGTTCCTTTGGAAAATAAAGTACTGGATAACAATTCTTGCACTTTAGATGAGCTTCTGCAAGGCCATGGACTTTGCTGGTCTTCTGACGTTGTTGGAGCTTCTGAAACTATTTCTCAATCCGATCCAGACAGAGTCAGAAAATCTGATATTGATGAAGGTGTTGATGTATCTCTGATTGAGCATGAGTCTAAAAGAATAAAGACTGATGATGGGGCagcagaagaaaagaagagtgtAACCCAAAAGGCCCAAATTTTAGCATTTGAAATTGAAGGTGAGCTGTTCACTTTATTGGGAGGAGTTAACAAGAAATACAAGGAGAAGGGTCGATCACTTCTGTTCAACTTAAAAGATAAAAGTAATCCTGTACTGAGGGGACGTGTCTTGTCTGGAGATATAACACCCAAACGCCTATGTTCAATGACTACTGAAGAACTCGCTTCAAAGGAACTTTCAGACTGGCGGTTGGCTAAGGCTGAAGAGCTTGCAAAGATGGTGGTTCTTCCTAGTAAAGAAGTGGATGTTAGACGCTTGGTGAGGAAAACACACAAAGGAGAATTTCAAGTTGAGGTGGAAGAAACTGACGGTATCTCTGTGGAGGTTGGAATTGGGGGTGATTTGCTTTCGCATGTTCCATCAAGACCTACTGAAGGTCAAACCAAAACCGATGATAAAAGTGTACACACGGAAGAAAAAGAATCAGACAATAGTGAGCAAGATGGAGTTATCGTGACAGGCGGCAATAACATGCCAAGCAATTTAGAACATACAGAAAATGAGAAAACTGATCTGATGCAGGAACTGATGGTAGATGACCTGAAAGATACAGAGAATCTTCCACCAATTATGTCACTGGACGAATTCATGGAGACCCTTGATTCTGAACCACCTTTCGAAGATGATTCCACTCAAACTGTGAAAGATGATCCTAATTCTATTGAGAAAACTGACATTTCATTGAAATCGGAAGATTCTTCCAAAAATGTGGATAGTGCTTCTGCATCAGATTCTCAACTTGATCCGCAAACATTATCTCCTCAAGATAAGTTTGAGTCCAAGTTACAGTCACCCAAAAAAGACGCAGGCTCAATTTTGTTTCCAGTTGAACAAATAAAGGAAGATCTGTTAGTCAAATCCTCCCCTGAAAAGGCCAATGCTGAAAACATTGATACTGGCAGTCAGTCGATCCCTGAATCTATCACGGATTGTAAATCAGCTCCTGATGCTTTGCTGACACATGACAGTGTATGGGAGGGAACAATTCAACTTTCCTTGTCATCACTCACAAATGTTGTTGCGATCTTCAAAAG CGGTGAAAAGACATCCACAAACGAGTGGCGCCATTTCCTTGATATCAAGGGAAGAGTCAGGCTCAGTGCTTTTCAAGAATTTCTTGAACAACTTCCTAAATCCAGGAGCCGTGCTATAATG GTAACTGAGTTGCGTTGGAAGGAGGGCTCTCTTGAGAGTGGGCGCCAGCATCTCTTGCGG ACCATTGACTCATATATTGCAGACGAGAGAGTAGGACTAGTGAAGCCTGCAGATGGAGTGGAGCTTTACCTCTGCCCTTCTCAAGGGAAGGCAGCACAGATACTTGCAGAGCACCTACCCAAGGAGCAGTCGAGCAGCTTAACCGTGACAGGAACATCAGCTATTGGAGTCGTCGTGTGGCGGAGGCCCCATGTTTCACCTAGGATACCCGCCAGGAACGATGGCTCCAGAAACCAatccatctcgaggaagcagcATGCCGTGATTGCCAGTGCAGTGCCCTTGTCTTCCAAGCCTACCAATGAGCGTCAGCACCACGGTCAGGATGTTGTAACTGATGATGTTCCTCCGGGCTTTGGCCCTGGTGTTGTTAGGGAAGACGATGACCTACCTGAATACGATTTTGTTACCGTCCCAAACGCAGCTGCCAACGTAGTACCATCACGACAAGCACACAGGAGCCAGCAGCAGCATTCTCAGGCCGCGTCCCGCCGCCCGGTAGACCATGTGAGGGAGATGGTTCGCAAGTATGGTAGCAGATCCGCTGCCGCAGCCCAACCCTgggaggatgatgacgatgatgacatACCAGAATGGGATCCAAACCAAAGCAATCTGAATCTCCAGCAAACACGGCATGCTATTCCACAGCCACCGTTGCCTCCACCCGGACCTGTTCATCAGCAAATGCACGCGTATCATCAGCAGcatcagcaacagcagcagcattaCCAATCCATTCAGCAGTATCACGCAACACAGGAATCGCAGAACACCTTGTCCCAGGCTTACTACGTCCAGTCCCACTCACAGCAGCATTCCGTGCCCGTGCAGCAGCTGACTCATTTGCAGCCTGGCTGGCAGACCACCGCCCAGTggctggccgccggcgccgcgcatTCCGGCTTGCCGGCGAACAACGTCGTGCAGCAGTACTGCACTTCCGCGACGCCTGACGGTAGTGGCCAAGGCTACGCTACTGGGAACCAAGGCTCCATGCCTTGGAACCTACAGTAG
- the LOC4341431 gene encoding palmitoyl-acyl carrier protein thioesterase, chloroplastic: MAGSIAASAFLPGSPAAAPPKSVLGERPDSLDVRGIAAKPGSSSSAAALRAGKTRTHAAIPKVNGGSSALADPEHDTMSSSSSSAAPRTFYNQLPDWSMLLAAITTIFLAAEKQWTLLDWKPKRPDMLTDTFGFGRMIHEGLMFRQNFSIRSYEIGADRTASIETLMNHLQETALNHVKSAGLLGDGFGSTPEMSKRDLFWVVSQMQAIVERYPCWGDTVEVDTWVGAHGKNGMRRDWHIRDSVTGHTILKATSKWVMMHKLTRRLARIPDEVRTEIEPYFFEHASIVDEDNQKLPKLPDIEGANVAKYVRTGLTPRWADLDINQHVNNVKYIGWILESAPISILEKHELASIVLDYKRECGRDSVLQSHTTVYTDCNKHSGQTTLHCEHLLSLESGPTIVKARTMWRPKGTRPQESIIPSSS; the protein is encoded by the exons ATGGCCGGCTCAATCGCCGCCTCGGCGTTCTTGCcggggtcgccggcggccgcgccgcccaaGAGCGTCCTGGGCGAGCGCCCGGACAGCCTGGACGTCCGCGGCATCGCCGCGAAGCCgggctcctcgtcgtcggccgccgccctgAGGGCCGGCAAGACGCGCACCCACGCCGCCATCCCCAAGGTGAACGGCGGCAGTTCGGCGCTGGCGGATCCGGAGCACGACAcgatgtcctcctcctcctcctccgcggcgccgAGGACGTTCTACAACCAGCTCCCCGACTGGAGCATGCTCCTCGCAGCCATCACGACCATCTTCTTGGCCGCGGAGAAGCAGTGGACGCTGCTGGACTGGAAGCCGAAGCGGCCCGACATGCTCACCGACACGTTCGGTTTCGGCAGGATGATACATGAGGGGCTCATGTTCAGGCAGAACTTCTCGATTAGGTCCTATGAGATCGGGGCCGATAGGACGGCGTCTATAGAAACGCTGATGAACCATTTGCAG GAAACCGCACTGAATCATGTGAAGAGCGCTGGGCTGCTAGGAGATGGTTTTGGCTCAACGCCAGAGATGAGTAAACGAGACTTGTTCTGGGTTGTCAGCCAAATGCAGGCAATCGTTGAGCGTTATCCGTGCTG GGGTGATACTGTCGAAGTAGATACATGGGTTGGTGCTCATGGTAAAAATGGAATGCGCAGAGACTGGCATATACGTGATTCTGTAACAGGCCATACAATATTGAAGGCTACAAG TAAATGGGTTATGATGCACAAGCTTAcaaggaggctagcaagaattCCTGATGAAGTACGTACTGAAATAGAGCCATACTTTTTTGAGCATGCTTCTATTGTAGATGAAGACAACCAGAAACTTCCAAAACTGCCAGATATTGAAGGTGCTAATGTAGCCAAATATGTCCGGACAGGCCTGACT CCACGATGGGCCGACCTTGATATCAATCAGCATGTTAATAACGTTAAATACATAGGGTGGATCCTAGAG AGCGCACCAATCTCCATTCTGGAGAAACATGAGCTGGCAAGTATTGTCCTGGATTACAAGAGGGAGTGTGGCCGAGACAGCGTGCTGCAATCACACACTACCGTGTACACTGACTGCAACAAGCACTCTGGACAAACCACTTTGCACTGTGAGCATTTGCTGAGCCTGGAATCAGGACCTACCATCGTCAAGGCCAGGACCATGTGGAGGCCAAAAGGAACCAGGCCCCAAGAGAGTATCATTCCGTCTTCGTCGTGA